The DNA window ACAtcttccagctcttccttcaTCCATAAGTCCTGCTGGAGACTCATACAGGGTTTGACCTTCAGGCACAAAACAGGATAGATCCCATGGCCCAGCACACCTCAACCCAACTTCTGCATGTTGGAAAGAGCAATATTTGGGATACCCTGGAGTTTGGCTCCAATCCCATAGTCATCCCACAGGGTAACATTATAAAATTCCCCACCAGGATGTTTCACAGCGCCCAGCATTTGTCAGGGTGCTTCTGCCAGCAGGATCCAACAAACCACCAACCAACAAACTTGTGTGGCGACTTCCAGGAAATCCCCAGGCTTAACTCACATAGGCAATGTGATAACCTTTGGCTATCAAATATCTGGACAGCATTACAGAACATAGCCAAGAAGATATGTGCTCCACCACCCATTTCCATGAGCAGCCTTTCCCAACAACAAGCCTGTTCCCCTCTTTCCTCCTGGATAAGACCTCCTCCTTTAGCCAATCCTTACTGAGTCCAGGCCTGTGCACCTCCCGCAGGGTATGTGTCATGCCAGCTTTGTAGCCCAGGAAAGCTGTCAGATGGATGGGTTTGGTGGGGTCATCCTTAGGCCACGTCTTCACCTTCCCTCGGTGGCGACGGCTTCTCTTGTGAGGAAGGAAGCCCAAGTGGCCATGACGAGGAGCAGAGAATTTGCGGTGGGACTgtggaaaggagaaacaaaaagcatcacaCTCACCATTGGGTCCAAGAAGATACAGAAAGGACTGAGCCCAGAGTACAAGGGGAAAGATCCCTTTTAATATCAGTGAATAGTGGAAGGATTCTGGgctctttcttattttcaacaTGAGAGAAGGAATTTGTCACAGCACAGGCTTTTGTTTAAGGTTTTACCACACACACCAAAGAATTCAGTACATTTCTGGACAAATGGAAACCAGAAAGGATGCCTAAAGGAATCAGTAATAAGAAAACGTGCAGGTTAAATACGTACCTTGAAACCAAATTATTAGAGTTAAACATACAACCCCCAATCCCAAGGTCACGTTGTGGCaggcagagaaaaaagcaacagcattttAGAGTTAGATCTATACCCACAACTCCCTCCTTGCAGATGAGTTGGAGCACGTGGCTTCTCCTTCCACCAAGCcttctttccaacccaagtgGAGTTACATTAGGTccatataatatatatatataatgtatatatatatatataataaccAATAtaacccagccctgctggctgcccctGTCCATGCAATGCCAAAGGGCCGAGCTGTACCAACCATGGGACGTCTTCAGCCCAAGTCGGCGGCAGGAAGAGGCAATTCACTACGCGCCTCTCCTGTTTAATACTTAAGACACAAATTTAGCCACTGGTTTCATTGGGTGCGATATTCATTTCAGGCTTAGCAAAGCTGCCAAGCTTTACTCTAACAGCTGGGATGTGGGAAAGGTCAACTGCTGGTGTCTCAGTTTACGGCTTACACTCCTCAACTCCAACACGAAGCCAGCCCTCCCCCGGCCGCCATTTTTGTTAGGCCGCGGGCAATTCAACTACAACTCCCAGCATGCACCGCGCTTTAAGGGAGCATGCGCAGAGCTGCGCCCTTTGGTGTTGTGTGgggcgccgccatcttgtcctGGTCCCCGTCCTCCGCCGAGCTCCGCCGCCGCGATGCCGGACGAACCGGACTTGGAGGTGTATAAAACACCGCCGAGCCGCACTCCGGTACGGGAGAGCACTTCGACTGTGCCCAACCCGGTCACCTTCATCCAAACCGCCTTCAACTATATCATCGATGCGCCCGTTACCTTCGTACGAGGTACAGATGGGCCCGGACGATGCGGGCCTCACCCCGTGTGGGGACGGGACGGGAAGGGGGCACCGGGACTGACATGGGGACACTGGGGTGGGGGCTCAGGTGCTGGGGTGGTGACACACAGTGGGATAGAGCTGAGCACATCCCGGCTGTGAGGTGCCTGACCTGGTGCATCGCTGCTGTTACAGAGTGGATCGAGCGGCAACAAGCCAAGAACAAGAGCTATTACTACCACCAGAAGTTCCGCCGTGTGCCCGACCTGAGCGAGTGCAAGGAGGGGGATTATCTCTGCTTCTACGAGGCTGAAGCGCAGTGGAGGAGGGACAGGTACG is part of the Coturnix japonica isolate 7356 chromosome 14, Coturnix japonica 2.1, whole genome shotgun sequence genome and encodes:
- the NDUFB10 gene encoding NADH dehydrogenase [ubiquinone] 1 beta subcomplex subunit 10, which codes for MPDEPDLEVYKTPPSRTPVRESTSTVPNPVTFIQTAFNYIIDAPVTFVREWIERQQAKNKSYYYHQKFRRVPDLSECKEGDYLCFYEAEAQWRRDRLVDQQIVEIIRERLGACKHREGPNQFQNCAKEAELLAQVTKAYQERYGDLGVHGNARKCLMKQKHRMIEEMKAKENASQ